CGACCGGGGTTTCGCGACCGAAGATCGACACCGACACGCGCAGTTTCTGGCTATCGTCGTCAACGCCCTCGACCATGCCGTCGAAGCCTTCGAACGGGCCGTCGTTGACCTTGACGCGCTCGCCGATCTCAAACGAGATCAGGGTGCGCGGCGCCTCTTCGCCTTCCTGCACGCGGTTGAGGATCTGGTTGACCTCGGCATCGCGCATCGGCATCGGGCGGCCCTGCGGGCCCAGGAAACCGGTGACCCGGTTGATCGTGTTGATCAGGTGATAGCCCTGGTCGGACATTTCCATATGCACCAGCACATAGCCGGGCATGAACCGGCGCTCGGTCGAGACCTTCTTGCCGCGGCGCACCTCGATGACCTCTTCGGTCGGCACCAGCACCTCGTCGATCTGATCTTCAAGCCCGTTCTCGGCGACCGAGGCGCGGATCTGTTCGGCGACCTTCTTCTCGAAGTTCGAAAGCACGCTGACCGAATACCACCGTTTCGCCATGACCCTGTCGTCCTCGTCTTCTGGCCGGTCCGCGGGCGCGTCCCGGAGCATTTCTGAATTGCGGCCACCCATCGAGCGGCCAGCCGGAACAAAAAGCGGCGCGCAGCTCGAATCGCCGCACGCCCGTCCCGAAGGTACTGCGTGACCTAGCCCCTGATCCGGCGATGTGCAAGGCCGGATTGCGCCGTGGCGCGAGCTCTGGTCAGTTGAACATGCCAAACAACAGTTGCAGCCCGCCCCGGATCGACAGGTCGACCAGCGCGAAGAAAATCGCCGTCAGCGCCGCCATGATGAACACCATTACCGTGGTCAGCAGCACCTCGCGGCGGGTCGGCCAGACGACCTTGGACACTTCGGCGCGGACCTGCTGGATGAACTGGATCGGGTTGATGGTGGCCATATGCCTGACTTCTCTCTGCTTGCGGACTATCGGCACATAGCCGGAGCAGGCCGCGAATTCAAGGCCGGTTCGCCGCCGACTGGGGCGGGGTCAGATAGTCACTGTCGCCCACCTTCTCCAGCCAGTTGGCGACCTGACCGTCTTCGGCCTCCTGAATGGCCAGATGTACCATACCGGTTTCCGGCCCGGCCCCGTGCCAGTGTTCCTCGCCGGGCGGGATCCAGACCGTGTCGCCGGCGCGGATCACGCGCGGGGCGGTGTCGCGCAGGCCGACCAGGCCAGTACCGGAGAGCACATACAACGTCTGGCCCAGCGGATGGGTATGCCATGCGGTGCGGGCGCCCGGTTCGAACCCGACCCGCAGCGCCCGCACCCGCGCGGGCGCCGGCGCCTCGATTACCGGATCCTGCCAGACCGTGCCAGTGAACCAGTCCGAATTCGCCTTGCGCGTCGGGCGGCTGCCGTTCTCGTAGATGTCCATCCTGTCCCTCCCCTTCGGTTCCCACTCTGGCGCAGAGAGCGGCGGGGTCAAGGCTTGGGCTTGTCGTCCCAATCCCCCGACAGGATACGGCGCGCATCGCCTTCGGGGTCGTCATACTGGTCGGACCGCACGGTATAGACAAAGGCCAGCAGGCCCACCGCGCCAAGGATCAGCGATATCGGGATCAGGATCGCCAGGACTTCCATCAACTCACCTCAGGCGCAGGGCATTCAGGGACACGGTAATCGACGAGGTCGACATCGCCAAGGCCGCGATCAGTGGCGAACAGAGGCCAGCCACCGCAAGCGGCACCGCGATCACGTTATAGACAGTGGCGATGCGGAAATTCTCGCGGATACGTTTGGTGGCGCGGATGGCGGTATCGCAGGCCCCGGCAATCGGGGACAAGTCGTTGCCCAACAGCACGATATCAGAGGCCACGCGCGCCGCGTCCAGCGCCGAGGCGGGCGAGATCGACACATGGGCGGCGGCCAGTGCGGCAGTGTCGTTCAGCCCATCGCCCACCATCAGCACCCGCTTGCCCGCATCGGCCAAGGCCTGCACCCGGTCGGCCTTGTCCTGCGGCAAGGCCTCGGCCATCCAGCTCTCGATCCCCAGACGGCGGGCCAGCGACTCGACCGCGCCGGTGGTATCGCCCGAGATCAGCAGAACCTCCTTGCCCGCGGCCTTGAGGCCCGCGACGGTCTCCTCGGCCCCCGGGCGCAGCGCGTCGGAGAACAGAAACGCCACCGGCGCCCGGTCGCCGACCGCCAGCCAGGCCGAGGTCTGCGCGGCCTGCTCGGCCCCGACCCAGGCGGCCCGGCCCAGCCGCACCCGCTGACCCTGCCAGGCACCTTCGGTGCCGAACCCCGGAACCTCGGTCACATCGTCGATCCGGGCTGGATGCAGCCCGGCGGCCCGCGCCGCGCGGGTGATCGCAACGGAAAGCGGATGCGAGGACGCCTCGGCCAGGGCCAGCGCGATCTCCATGTCGGCCCGGCGGTGATCGCCCAGGTTGGTCAATTCGGGCGTGCCCGCCGTCAGCGTGCCGGTCTTGTCGAACACGACTGTGTCCACTTCGGCCAGCCGTTCCAGCGCGGTGGCGTGCTTGATCAGCATTCCCCGCTTGAACAGCCGCCCCGAGGCGGCCGTGGTCACCGCCGGCACCGCAAGGCCCAGCGCACAGGGGCAGGTAATGATCAGTACGGCTGCGGCGATGTTGAGCGCAGTGCGCACATCCCAACTGTAGAGATACCAGCCGACAAAGCTGAGCGCCGACAGGATATGCACCCCCGGCGCATAGAGTTTCGCGGCGCTGTCGGCCAGCGAGGTATAGCGCGAGCGCCCGCTTTCGGCGATGGCCACCAGATCGGCCATGCGGTGCAGCGAGGTATCCTGCCCCACCGCATTGGCACGGATCACCAGCGGTCCGGTCAGGTTGACCTCGCCCGCGCTGACCACAAGCCCCGGTTCGGCAAAGACCGGCAACGTCTCTCCGGTAAGCAGCGAGCGGTCCAGTTCCGAACGTCCCTCGACAATCTCGCCATCGACGGGCATCCGCCCGCCGGGGCGCACCAGGATCAGGTCACCCACCGCCAGTTGCGCTACGGCGACCTCGGTCTCGACCCCGTCTTGCAGACGGATCGCGCGCGGCACCTCGAGCGCGGCCAGTTCCTCGGCCGCGGACCGGGCAACGGCGCGGGTGCGGTAATCCAGATAGCGGCCCGCCAACAGGAAAAAGGTCAGCGTCAGCGCCGCATCGAAATAC
The window above is part of the Ruegeria pomeroyi DSS-3 genome. Proteins encoded here:
- the nusG gene encoding transcription termination/antitermination protein NusG, with the translated sequence MAKRWYSVSVLSNFEKKVAEQIRASVAENGLEDQIDEVLVPTEEVIEVRRGKKVSTERRFMPGYVLVHMEMSDQGYHLINTINRVTGFLGPQGRPMPMRDAEVNQILNRVQEGEEAPRTLISFEIGERVKVNDGPFEGFDGMVEGVDDDSQKLRVSVSIFGRETPVELDFTQVAKQG
- the secE gene encoding preprotein translocase subunit SecE, with protein sequence MATINPIQFIQQVRAEVSKVVWPTRREVLLTTVMVFIMAALTAIFFALVDLSIRGGLQLLFGMFN
- a CDS encoding (R)-mandelonitrile lyase, whose protein sequence is MDIYENGSRPTRKANSDWFTGTVWQDPVIEAPAPARVRALRVGFEPGARTAWHTHPLGQTLYVLSGTGLVGLRDTAPRVIRAGDTVWIPPGEEHWHGAGPETGMVHLAIQEAEDGQVANWLEKVGDSDYLTPPQSAANRP
- the ccoS gene encoding cbb3-type cytochrome oxidase assembly protein CcoS, whose protein sequence is MEVLAILIPISLILGAVGLLAFVYTVRSDQYDDPEGDARRILSGDWDDKPKP
- a CDS encoding heavy metal translocating P-type ATPase, which translates into the protein MTAQLRPSPAACPACVAVPAQPARPVPEDVQIALSLPGIHCSACISTVERALQAHPGVEDARVNLTLKRALIKAAPELRAADLIPVLERAGYEAHELDPGTLNATRTDRAGRDLLMRLAVAGFASMNVMLLSVSVWSGASDATRDMFHWISAAIAMPAIAFSGQPFFVRAWGALKARRLNMDVPIVLAIVLALVTSLWETSLSGEHAYFDAALTLTFFLLAGRYLDYRTRAVARSAAEELAALEVPRAIRLQDGVETEVAVAQLAVGDLILVRPGGRMPVDGEIVEGRSELDRSLLTGETLPVFAEPGLVVSAGEVNLTGPLVIRANAVGQDTSLHRMADLVAIAESGRSRYTSLADSAAKLYAPGVHILSALSFVGWYLYSWDVRTALNIAAAVLIITCPCALGLAVPAVTTAASGRLFKRGMLIKHATALERLAEVDTVVFDKTGTLTAGTPELTNLGDHRRADMEIALALAEASSHPLSVAITRAARAAGLHPARIDDVTEVPGFGTEGAWQGQRVRLGRAAWVGAEQAAQTSAWLAVGDRAPVAFLFSDALRPGAEETVAGLKAAGKEVLLISGDTTGAVESLARRLGIESWMAEALPQDKADRVQALADAGKRVLMVGDGLNDTAALAAAHVSISPASALDAARVASDIVLLGNDLSPIAGACDTAIRATKRIRENFRIATVYNVIAVPLAVAGLCSPLIAALAMSTSSITVSLNALRLR